A single genomic interval of Apis cerana isolate GH-2021 linkage group LG2, AcerK_1.0, whole genome shotgun sequence harbors:
- the LOC108002928 gene encoding CD151 antigen, with protein sequence MGYGTEMDGCGRCMKYSLFFVNLVIFIGGVAIIGLATWALLDKVPWIGELVGNDLLTGAIYVLLVAGIIVALTSFFGCLGASREVKCMLLTYFIIVFLLFVTILIGGVLAYVFREKLMNTLEREMSSSMRLYDSRKAVREAWDMTQSKLHCCGVNGWRDWGLSIPQSCCREIQSGQRFNCNAGPDTVNPSNAYLVGCINGTQIYLQKHATIMGGAGIAVACLMFFGMLFSCILFKLIE encoded by the exons atgggATACGGCACAGAAATGGATGGCTGCGGTCGTTGTATGAAATATTCCTTGTTCTTCGTGAACTTAGTAATTTTC ATCGGTGGAGTGGCGATAATTGGATTAGCAACGTGGGCTCTGTTGGACAAAGTACCATGGATAGGCGAACTAGTAGGAAACGATTTGTTAACAGGTGCTATTTACGTTCTATTGGTCGCTGGGATCATCGTTGCTCTAACATCGTTCTTCGGTTGCTTAGGTGCATCTCGAGAAGTTAAATGCATGCTTCTCACG tACTTCATCATCGTGTTCCTTCTGTTCGTAACCATATTAATTGGCGGAGTGCTCGCGTACGTGTTCCGTGAAAAACTAATGAACACGCTTGAGAGAGAAATGTCGAGTTCGATGAGACTTTACGATAGTCGTAAAGCAGTTAGAGAGGCCTGGGACATGACACAGTCGAAG CTCCATTGCTGTGGTGTAAATGGTTGGAGAGATTGGGGACTCAGTATACCGCAGAGTTGCTGTCGCGAGATTCAATCTGGACAg CGATTCAACTGTAACGCTGGACCAGACACAGTGAACCCCTCGAATGCCTATCTCGTCGGTTGCATCAATGGAACGCAGATTTACTTGCAGAAGCATGCGACGATCATGGGTGGCGCTGGTATTGCAGTCGCGTGCTTAATG TTTTTCGGCATGCTTTTCTCGTGCATTCTGTTCAAGTTGATAGAATGA